In the Candidatus Omnitrophota bacterium genome, one interval contains:
- the ychF gene encoding redox-regulated ATPase YchF, with translation MEIGIVGLPNVGKSTLFNALTGAMVAAQNFPFTTIEPNVGVVPLPDPRLNRLADEWNSEKITPSGIRFVDIAGLVKGASQGEGLGNKFLSNIRAVDAIAHVVRCFHDDNVINVMGSLDPLNSAEIIETELLLADLQQCQKAAEKIRGAANAGDKKAKDKMALLETLISGFNAGKAARNQGLPPESIEEYQFLTAKPVLYVANTDEGNADPNLLEPLRQRAQQEGAGLVALCTKIEAEIVQLPQEERSAYYEAAGITSPGLAALARAGRELLRLACFFTAGPKETRAWLIPQGTKAVKAAGKIHTDIERGFIRAEIYKYDDLVKLGSYKAVQEKGLLSLEGKDYEVQDGDVAYFRFSV, from the coding sequence ATGGAAATTGGAATTGTCGGATTGCCGAACGTCGGCAAATCAACGTTGTTTAACGCCCTGACCGGGGCCATGGTGGCGGCGCAGAATTTCCCGTTCACAACCATCGAACCCAACGTCGGGGTGGTCCCTCTGCCGGACCCCCGGCTGAACCGGCTGGCGGACGAATGGAATTCGGAAAAGATCACGCCGTCCGGCATCCGGTTTGTGGACATCGCCGGGCTGGTCAAAGGCGCGAGCCAGGGGGAGGGGCTGGGGAACAAATTTTTATCGAACATCCGGGCCGTGGACGCAATCGCGCATGTGGTTCGATGTTTTCACGATGATAACGTGATCAACGTCATGGGTTCGCTTGATCCCCTGAATTCGGCCGAGATCATCGAGACTGAACTTCTTTTAGCCGACCTTCAGCAGTGCCAAAAAGCGGCCGAAAAGATCCGCGGCGCGGCCAATGCCGGCGACAAGAAAGCCAAGGACAAGATGGCCCTGTTGGAAACGCTGATCAGCGGATTCAACGCAGGCAAGGCCGCCCGTAACCAGGGCTTGCCCCCGGAATCGATCGAGGAGTACCAGTTCCTGACAGCCAAGCCGGTCCTTTATGTGGCCAATACCGATGAGGGGAACGCGGATCCCAATCTCCTGGAGCCGCTGCGCCAGAGGGCCCAGCAGGAGGGCGCCGGGCTGGTCGCCTTGTGTACAAAAATCGAGGCCGAGATCGTCCAATTACCGCAGGAAGAGAGGTCGGCGTATTACGAAGCCGCCGGGATCACTTCGCCGGGACTGGCCGCTTTGGCCAGGGCTGGGAGGGAATTGTTGCGGCTTGCCTGTTTCTTTACGGCCGGCCCCAAGGAGACGAGGGCCTGGCTGATTCCCCAGGGGACAAAAGCCGTCAAAGCCGCGGGCAAGATCCATACCGACATCGAGAGGGGATTTATCCGCGCCGAAATTTACAAGTACGATGATCTGGTAAAGCTTGGTTCTTACAAAGCCGTGCAGGAAAAAGGCCTTTTGTCCCTGGAAGGCAAGGATTATGAGGTCCAAGATGGAGATGTTGCGTATTTCAGATTTAGTGTATAA